In Myxococcus fulvus, one genomic interval encodes:
- a CDS encoding FecR domain-containing protein — MPPAVRARVGARLRDAREPGPTAWHRRPVSWGLAASAVAVAVALMVFFMRTPSARSVGGLEVAHASADLLVREDSEGVVIQGGEVALMDTARGITLRNHGPLVVRRESTGVRLVRGRAEFSVSHRPRGALPAVVLVSGGAIEVMGTRFTVEERGEGGTVTLHEGAIAFRQSGGEVVPVQVGQTLAWPVVKPDEPALPVPVSPAPAPPEAGSPPALATPPGPKVVPSRVPPTVVRAPNVEEVLRELEVLRGRHEFEQAARYLKESMRKQPAATRERLSFELGSLLTYQLKDAQRACAHWARHEEQFRRGRYAEAVQRARGTLSCEGRER; from the coding sequence ATGCCGCCTGCTGTCCGTGCCCGCGTGGGCGCGCGGCTGCGGGACGCACGTGAGCCCGGGCCCACCGCATGGCACAGGCGTCCGGTGTCCTGGGGACTCGCCGCGTCGGCGGTCGCGGTGGCGGTGGCCCTCATGGTGTTCTTCATGCGGACTCCTTCCGCGCGCTCCGTGGGCGGGCTCGAGGTCGCGCACGCGAGCGCCGACCTGTTGGTTCGAGAGGACTCCGAAGGAGTGGTGATTCAAGGGGGCGAGGTCGCGCTGATGGATACAGCGCGAGGAATCACGCTCCGGAACCACGGGCCGCTCGTCGTCCGTCGTGAGTCCACCGGGGTGCGGCTGGTCCGCGGGCGCGCGGAGTTCTCGGTGAGCCATCGCCCGCGAGGCGCGCTCCCCGCGGTCGTGCTCGTGTCGGGCGGCGCCATCGAGGTCATGGGGACGCGCTTCACGGTGGAGGAGCGAGGGGAGGGTGGCACCGTCACCCTGCACGAAGGGGCCATCGCCTTCCGACAGTCCGGTGGCGAGGTGGTTCCCGTGCAGGTGGGGCAGACGTTGGCGTGGCCGGTGGTCAAACCCGACGAGCCAGCTCTTCCCGTGCCGGTATCCCCCGCGCCAGCGCCGCCCGAGGCGGGCTCACCTCCCGCGTTGGCGACGCCGCCTGGTCCGAAGGTCGTTCCTTCCCGTGTTCCCCCCACGGTGGTTCGTGCTCCGAACGTGGAGGAGGTCTTGCGAGAGCTGGAGGTCCTTCGAGGTCGGCACGAGTTCGAGCAGGCGGCGCGGTACCTCAAGGAGTCGATGCGCAAGCAGCCGGCGGCGACGCGCGAGCGCCTCAGCTTCGAGTTGGGCTCCTTGCTCACATACCAACTGAAGGACGCGCAGCGGGCATGTGCTCACTGGGCCCGACATGAGGAACAGTTCCGGCGGGGGCGCTACGCGGAGGCCGTCCAGCGTGCGCGTGGGACGCTGTCCTGTGAGGGACGGGAGCGATGA
- a CDS encoding RNA polymerase sigma factor, protein MSRAVHYKAPPARPVSFDALYEAHVEDVYAWAMRYAAGRTGWAEDVTHDVFLKAWEHQTWLREEDVRGWLFRVTQNVAFSALRREKTFRQRITSLLFPESSTPPESTPDAALERREAVISATATLDRLPGQERVVMTLKLLDDLSQREIAQLLSLSEGYVSKLISRAQGRLTAWGWKVDDGAP, encoded by the coding sequence ATGTCGCGTGCTGTCCACTACAAGGCCCCGCCTGCCCGGCCCGTGTCCTTCGACGCGCTCTACGAGGCGCACGTCGAGGACGTCTACGCGTGGGCGATGCGGTACGCGGCGGGCCGTACGGGGTGGGCCGAGGACGTCACGCATGACGTGTTCCTGAAGGCCTGGGAGCACCAGACCTGGCTGCGAGAGGAGGATGTGCGGGGCTGGCTCTTTCGCGTCACGCAGAACGTGGCGTTCTCGGCCCTGCGTCGCGAGAAGACGTTCCGACAGCGCATCACCAGTCTCTTGTTTCCGGAGTCCTCCACACCGCCGGAGTCCACGCCGGATGCGGCCCTCGAACGCAGGGAAGCGGTGATCAGCGCCACGGCGACGTTGGACCGCTTGCCGGGGCAGGAGCGGGTGGTGATGACCTTGAAGCTCCTGGACGACTTGAGCCAGCGCGAGATTGCCCAGCTCCTCTCCCTGTCAGAGGGCTACGTGTCGAAGTTGATCAGCCGCGCCCAGGGCCGCCTGACGGCCTGGGGATGGAAGGTGGACGATGGCGCCCCGTGA